AGAGGACGTTTTCGCACGCGGGCATCGTGGTGGAGAAGGAAGTCTTCGAGAAGCATATGCGGTTTATTAAAAAGGAATTCACAGTCGTCGGAGAGGAAGAGTTCAATTCCCGCCTGAAGGAAGGGAATCCCTTTGAGACGGCCACCTGTCTCGTGACCTTCGACGACGGCTGGCTGGATAACGCCACCAATGCCTTCCCGGTGCTTAAGGAGCACGGCATACCTGCGCTGGTTTTCCTGAGCGCGGGACATATGGGGTCCGAAGAGCCCTTCTGGCAGGAGCGCATGAAAGCCATGCTGGAGACGATCTCCGACGAGAATACTACCGGGGGGATTCGACTGCTCGAATCCTACGGATTAAGCGCGAGCTTAAGCAGAAGAGAGCTTTCAGCCGGTATCAGCAATTTCGTCTACAGCCGGAAATCCTGCGAGCCTGGGCGCATAACAGGGATTCTGCGGGACATATCCGCGCATGTCGGAACCAAGCCGGCGCAGAAGACGGACAGGTTCCTGGATTGGGGCCATGTGAAATCGATGATGTCGTCCCGCATCGGCTTCGGGTCGCACGGCGTAAGCCATAGCCTCCTTACAATGATACCGGCGGCAGAGGCCGATTTCGAAATAGGAGAGTCGAGGCGGGTCATCGAAAAGAGGACGGGCAGGGCTCCGGATTCGTTCAGCTACCCGAATGGCGATTTTAACGACGGCACGGCGGCCCTGGCCAGGAAACACGGGTACGCGGTGGCATTCACCACGAAACGGGGGTTCGTCAGGCACACGGACGACCCCTTCAGGCTCAAGAGGGTCAACATACATAACGACGCTACGATGACCGTCCCCATGTTTTTCTGCAGGATGCTCGGGGTCTTCTGAGAATACGTGAAGGTACTTGTAACAGACGGCGATAACAGGGCAGCCCTGGCAATTACGCGCTCATTGGGCAAAGCCGGCCACCATGTGGTCGTGGGCGAGAGGAAGGAGACCTCCCTCTCCTCGGTTTCATCCTCTTGCCGCGGCAGGTTCGTCTATCCCGACCCAGTTTCCCACCCGCGCGGGTTCATTGAGGCCCTCCTCGGGCGGGCAGCAGAGGAGGGAATCGACGTCATTATGCCTGTGTCCGACATCTCGACGCTCCTCGTTACAGGCCACCGGCATATGTTCACGAAGAGCAGGATCCCGTTCGCGTCTTTCGAGACGCTGGACATGGCGGCACGGAAGGACCGGCTTTTCGAGACAGCCAGGGAACTCAATATACCTGTGCCCAGGACGGTCGTCTTGAAGAGGAATGGGGAAGGCCACAAAGGAAACCTGGATATTGATTTCCCGGTCGTGGTAAAGCCCCACAGGTCCAGGATACAGGGCCCGGACGGGAAATGGCTTTCGGCCTCGGTAAGCTACGCCTCCGACCGGAATGAGCTTCTTAATGTGCTCGGGATGAAAAAAGGCCAGTATCCCCTTCTCCTGCAGGAAAGGATACAAGGCCCCGGCATAGGCGTATTCGCCTGCTATGACCGTGGTGCGCTCAAGGCCATATTCAGCCATAGAAGGCTCAGGGAGAAGCCGCCGTCCGGCGGTGTAAGCGTCCTATGCGAGAGCATCCCTGTGCCAGCCCTGGCAAGGGAGTATACCGAGGCCCTCCTGGGGAGGCTCGGCTGGCACGGTGTCGCCATGGTGGAGTTCAAGCTGGATGAAAGGGACGGCGTACCGAAGCTCATGGAGATAAACGGCCGCTTCTGGGGCTCGCTCCAGCTTGCTATCGATGCCGGCGTGGACTTCCCGTCCATGCTGATGGATATCGCAATGGGGCGGGAAGTGCGGCCGTGTTTCGAGTACAGGACCGGGGTCAGGACGCGCTGGTTCTGGGGAGATGTCGACTCGCTCCTTATGGTGCTCCTTAAAAATAGACGGTCGCTCCAGCTCCCGCCAGATCATCCCGGCAAGCTCGGCTCGATATTGAGGTTCCTGAAACCGTCCCTGAACGGCACTCATCTCGATGTATTGAGGCTCAATGACCCGCGGCCCTGGTTTCACGAGACCTCCATGTGGTTCAGGAACCAGCTGGGCAGGGGGTGACCGGTGCGGGGCGTATTTCACGCACATTCCACCTATTCGCATGACGGCAGGTGCACCCTCCCGGAGCTCGTCTCTCTCTGCACGGCGCGGGGGCTTGGGTTCATCGCGCTTTCGGAACACGCTGAAGATATGAACGCGGCCAGGATGGACGCCTTCACATCGGAGTGCAAAGAGCTATCAAAGACCGGGGTCATCCTTCTGCCCGGTCTCGAGTTCGGATTCAGCGAGTACCCCAAACTGCACCTCCTGGGCATAGGCGTAACCAGCTATATCCCGCCCTCAGACATTTCGCTGACGATAGGATCCATAAGGGAACAAGGCGGGCTAGCGGTCCTGGCGCATCCTGCCAGAAACGGCCACTTCGTTCCGGAGGATCTAAAAGGGAAGCTCGATGGCATCGAGGTCTGGAACGCGGCGTATGACAGCCGCTATCTCCCCCATCACAGGTCCATAATGCTATACCGTTCGTTAAAGGAAATGAATCCTTCCATGCTGGCCTTCGGGGGGCTGGATTTCCATACGGCCCGGAACTTCAGGGAGCTTGATACAGTGGTCAAAGGCAGTCCTGCCGACGCCAAAGAGCTCCTTAACCTGCTTCGGAATGGAAGCTTCACAAGCAAGGGGAGGCTCTGTACCATAGGCTCCAGGCAGGAATTCGGATATATGACAGCGGGCGGGATACGGCTTGGCAGGGTGCTCCTTGAAGGGGCCGATGCACTTGCATCGCTTGCGAGAGGGAACAGGTGGCGCAAATACTGAATACAACCGGGGTCGCAGAGTTCGTTTTCTGGTTTTCCCTCGCGGCCGTTTTTTACGCTTACTTCGGCTATCCCGTACTCCTCTATCTCCTTTCAGGCCTTATGCGAAAAAGGATTTACGTGGAAAAAAGGGATTACACGCCGGCGGTATCGCTCCTCATACCGGTCCATAACGAGGAATCCGTAATCGAACGGAAGCTCAGGAACACCCTCGAAATCGACTATCCCCCGGACAGGCTCGAAGTCGTCATAATATCCGACGGCTCCACGGACCGCACCAAAGAGATAGTCGAGCGGAACCTCTCCGGGAATATGCGCTTCCTCGAGCTCCCGATGAGAAGCGGCAAGGCCGCTGCGCTTAATTACGGCCTTAAGTCCGCGACAGGCGAAATAGTCGTATTCTCCGACAGCTCCATAATGCTCGACAAAAACGCTATCAAAAGCATAGTATTGAAATTCCAGGACCCGTCCGTCGGGTGCGTATCGGGCGAGGACCACATAGACGAGCCCGGCGGAGAGGGGCTCTACGGCAGGTACGAGCTCTTCCTCCGGAACCTCGAATCGAGGGTGCATTCCATAGTAGGCGCGAGCGGCTCATTTTACGCGGAGAGAAGGGATGTTTGCGAGCCTTTCAGGGAGGGACTGGCCCCGGATTTCCTCTCGGTGCTGAATATAGTCGGCAAGGGCTACAGGGCAATTACAGAACCTGCGGCTTTCGGGACCATGACGAGCGTAAAGAGCGCGAAGGACGAGTTCCGGAGGAAGGCCAGGACGCTTGTGAGGGGCATGGCGGCGCTCTTCGGCAATGCCCGCCTTATGAACCCCCTAAGGACCGGCGTCTTCTCGCTGGAGCTCCTGTCGCACAAGGTGGCGCGCTGGCTGGTCCCGTTCTTCATGGTCTCGCTACTCGTATCCAACGCGTTTCTCCTCCGGAGCCTGCCCTATTCGACCTTCTTCGCGCTCCAGGCCTCTTTCTACGCCCTTGCCGGCCTCGCCATTTTCCGTATCGGCGGCCTGCATGAAAGGACCCTCGGCAGGGTCCCGCTTTATTTTACCACCGTGAACGCGGCCATCCTCTACGCCTGGTTCCTTTACGCGACTGGCATTCGCATGGAGATATGGAACCCCTCCAAAAGGCAGGCCTGAGATGACCGAAAGACCTCTCTTTTTTAAAAACGGCGCCTGCAGCCTCTTCGGGGTCCTGCACGAGCCTGGCGATACAGGGAAAGGCCCGGCCTTCGTCTTATGCTCGCCTTTTGCCGAGGAGAAGCTCTGGGCCCACAGGGTATTCGTCAACTTCGCCCGCGAGCTCTCCGGCCGCGGCCATACCGTGCTCAGGTTCGACTACATGGGAAATGGCGACAGCGACGGCGATTTCGAGGATACGACCGCCGAGACATATATCTCTGATATAAAGGCGGCAGCCGATTTCACTCTGAATTCCGCGGGAGAAAAGGAGGGGCTGTGCCTTTTGGGCCTGGGCCTCGGCGGAACTTTTGCCGCGCTCGCGGCCGAGGAGCTCTCTGCTACTACCGGCCTCATCCTGTGGAACCCTGTCGTGAACGGGGCCGCCTACATGCAGGAGACGCTCAAGATAAACCTCACTACCCAGATGTCCGTGTACAAGGAGATCCGCCAGACAAGGGCGGAGCTCGTTCGCATGATGTCCGTGGGCGAAACCGTAAACGTGGACGGCTACGAGATGTCGAACGCGCTCTACGAGCAGGTCTCCGCGATAAACCTCGCCGGGGAGAAAAAACGGTTCTCCGGGCGGACTCTTGTTGTCGAGATAAGCCGCAAGGAGAAGGAGCCCGGGAAAGAAACTGTCCAGCTTGCCTCTGCATACGATAACGCGACTGTGTCTAACGTAGTCGAGGAGCCCTTCTGGAAGGAGATAAAGACATACTACGCGAGAGCCGAAAACCTCTTCAGGGTAACCCTGGCATGGCTGGAACGATGAGCGAGATGCGCCCCGTCGTATTCAGAAGCAGGGATGGGCTCGGCCTCCACGGGATGCTCCACCTGCCCGCCGGAAAGCCCAGGCAGCAGGGAATCATCATCTTGAGTCCGGGGATAAAGAGCAGGGTCGCGCCGCACAGGCTGTACGTAAAGATGTCCCGGCGCTTCGTGGAGCTCGGCTTCGCTGTCTTCAGGTTCGACCCCGAGGGCATGGGCGATTCGGAAGGAGAGATAAACGAGAGGCTGGCGGCCGACGTTTACGGCTCCATCCAGGCGGGGCGGTTCGCGGATAATACGGCTTCCGCAATGGACTGGATGCAGAAGGAGCTCGGAATAAAGAGGTTCGTCCTTTCGGGCCTCTGCGGCGGGGCTATAACGGGGCTCCTCTCAGGGGCCGGGGACAAAAGGGTTGATTCGCTACTGGGGCTCGGCATCCCAGTAATACTGGACGGGTCGGGCGTGGACAGGACCAGGCACATGTCAAAAGGGCAGCTTGAGGAAATTCGTAAGGGCT
This sequence is a window from Deltaproteobacteria bacterium. Protein-coding genes within it:
- a CDS encoding glycosyltransferase family 2 protein, which encodes MAQILNTTGVAEFVFWFSLAAVFYAYFGYPVLLYLLSGLMRKRIYVEKRDYTPAVSLLIPVHNEESVIERKLRNTLEIDYPPDRLEVVIISDGSTDRTKEIVERNLSGNMRFLELPMRSGKAAALNYGLKSATGEIVVFSDSSIMLDKNAIKSIVLKFQDPSVGCVSGEDHIDEPGGEGLYGRYELFLRNLESRVHSIVGASGSFYAERRDVCEPFREGLAPDFLSVLNIVGKGYRAITEPAAFGTMTSVKSAKDEFRRKARTLVRGMAALFGNARLMNPLRTGVFSLELLSHKVARWLVPFFMVSLLVSNAFLLRSLPYSTFFALQASFYALAGLAIFRIGGLHERTLGRVPLYFTTVNAAILYAWFLYATGIRMEIWNPSKRQA
- a CDS encoding PHP domain-containing protein translates to MRGVFHAHSTYSHDGRCTLPELVSLCTARGLGFIALSEHAEDMNAARMDAFTSECKELSKTGVILLPGLEFGFSEYPKLHLLGIGVTSYIPPSDISLTIGSIREQGGLAVLAHPARNGHFVPEDLKGKLDGIEVWNAAYDSRYLPHHRSIMLYRSLKEMNPSMLAFGGLDFHTARNFRELDTVVKGSPADAKELLNLLRNGSFTSKGRLCTIGSRQEFGYMTAGGIRLGRVLLEGADALASLARGNRWRKY
- a CDS encoding ATP-grasp domain-containing protein, with the protein product MKVLVTDGDNRAALAITRSLGKAGHHVVVGERKETSLSSVSSSCRGRFVYPDPVSHPRGFIEALLGRAAEEGIDVIMPVSDISTLLVTGHRHMFTKSRIPFASFETLDMAARKDRLFETARELNIPVPRTVVLKRNGEGHKGNLDIDFPVVVKPHRSRIQGPDGKWLSASVSYASDRNELLNVLGMKKGQYPLLLQERIQGPGIGVFACYDRGALKAIFSHRRLREKPPSGGVSVLCESIPVPALAREYTEALLGRLGWHGVAMVEFKLDERDGVPKLMEINGRFWGSLQLAIDAGVDFPSMLMDIAMGREVRPCFEYRTGVRTRWFWGDVDSLLMVLLKNRRSLQLPPDHPGKLGSILRFLKPSLNGTHLDVLRLNDPRPWFHETSMWFRNQLGRG
- a CDS encoding polysaccharide deacetylase family protein → MVSAILYYSGALRVLKLILLRRRAVVLMYHRVLTREEIKRTFSHAGIVVEKEVFEKHMRFIKKEFTVVGEEEFNSRLKEGNPFETATCLVTFDDGWLDNATNAFPVLKEHGIPALVFLSAGHMGSEEPFWQERMKAMLETISDENTTGGIRLLESYGLSASLSRRELSAGISNFVYSRKSCEPGRITGILRDISAHVGTKPAQKTDRFLDWGHVKSMMSSRIGFGSHGVSHSLLTMIPAAEADFEIGESRRVIEKRTGRAPDSFSYPNGDFNDGTAALARKHGYAVAFTTKRGFVRHTDDPFRLKRVNIHNDATMTVPMFFCRMLGVF
- a CDS encoding alpha/beta hydrolase, with translation MTERPLFFKNGACSLFGVLHEPGDTGKGPAFVLCSPFAEEKLWAHRVFVNFARELSGRGHTVLRFDYMGNGDSDGDFEDTTAETYISDIKAAADFTLNSAGEKEGLCLLGLGLGGTFAALAAEELSATTGLILWNPVVNGAAYMQETLKINLTTQMSVYKEIRQTRAELVRMMSVGETVNVDGYEMSNALYEQVSAINLAGEKKRFSGRTLVVEISRKEKEPGKETVQLASAYDNATVSNVVEEPFWKEIKTYYARAENLFRVTLAWLER